In Streptomyces sp. NBC_00448, the following are encoded in one genomic region:
- a CDS encoding DUF5998 family protein, translated as MDGMAKTGTTTQGLRTAIERSGYYPALVAEAVEAAVGREPVTSYLVHQETTFDANEVRRHVTVLVLTDSRFIVSHTDEQAADDTSPSPYATTSTESVKIGRISSVVVSRVVANPESYTPGAPGTPGTLPREVVLTIGWGAVSRIDLEPAACGDPNCEADHGYTGSSTVDDLSLRVSEAGDGPDTVRQALAFAQALSEATAATD; from the coding sequence ATGGACGGCATGGCGAAGACCGGTACGACGACACAGGGCCTGCGCACAGCCATCGAGCGCAGCGGCTACTACCCGGCTCTGGTGGCCGAGGCCGTCGAGGCCGCGGTGGGGCGCGAGCCGGTCACGTCGTACCTGGTCCACCAGGAGACCACCTTCGACGCCAACGAGGTGCGGCGGCATGTGACGGTGCTGGTGCTCACCGACAGCCGGTTCATCGTCAGCCACACCGACGAGCAGGCCGCCGACGACACCTCGCCGAGCCCCTACGCCACCACCTCCACCGAGTCGGTGAAGATCGGCCGGATCTCGTCGGTCGTCGTCAGCCGGGTGGTGGCCAACCCCGAGTCCTACACGCCGGGTGCCCCCGGCACCCCGGGCACCCTGCCGCGCGAGGTCGTGCTGACCATCGGGTGGGGCGCGGTCTCCCGGATCGACCTGGAGCCGGCCGCGTGCGGCGACCCCAACTGCGAGGCCGACCACGGGTACACCGGCTCCTCGACCGTCGACGACCTGTCGCTGCGGGTGAGCGAGGCCGGCGACGGCCCCGACACGGTCCGGCAGGCCCTCGCCTTCGCCCAGGCCCTCTCCGAGGCGACAGCGGCAACGGACTGA
- a CDS encoding GntR family transcriptional regulator, which produces MNSGTERSSYDAEADVNGTEGTGRRISAQVVCTAIRDDIVGGFYPPGSRLTEELLAQRYGVSRVPVREALRTLESEGFVRTRRHAGASVAEPTEQEAADLLEIRGLLEPLGAARAAQRRGESHLKVLRGLVRLGQERAVQGQLSDLPALGGWFHETLAQASGSPTLAALLTQLRHKIAWVYADDGTARAAQAWEEHAAIVDAVARGDAERARRLAALHVERATAVRTLKHSVHAGRRRA; this is translated from the coding sequence ATGAATTCGGGGACGGAACGGAGTTCTTACGATGCGGAAGCGGATGTGAACGGCACGGAGGGCACCGGTCGGCGTATCTCGGCCCAGGTGGTGTGTACGGCGATCCGCGACGACATCGTGGGCGGTTTCTATCCGCCCGGGAGCCGGCTGACCGAGGAGTTGCTCGCGCAGCGCTACGGGGTGTCGCGGGTGCCGGTGCGCGAGGCGCTGCGCACGCTGGAGTCCGAGGGCTTCGTCCGCACCCGCAGGCACGCCGGCGCCTCGGTGGCCGAGCCGACCGAGCAGGAGGCCGCGGACCTGCTGGAGATCCGCGGGCTGCTGGAGCCGCTGGGCGCGGCCCGGGCCGCGCAGCGGCGGGGCGAGTCGCATCTGAAGGTGCTGCGCGGCCTGGTCCGGCTCGGGCAGGAGCGGGCGGTGCAGGGACAGTTGTCGGACCTGCCGGCGCTCGGCGGCTGGTTCCACGAGACGCTGGCGCAGGCGTCCGGCAGCCCCACGCTGGCCGCGCTGCTCACCCAGCTGCGGCACAAGATCGCCTGGGTGTACGCCGACGACGGCACCGCCCGGGCCGCGCAGGCGTGGGAGGAGCACGCGGCGATCGTGGACGCGGTGGCCCGCGGTGACGCCGAGCGCGCCCGCCGGCTGGCCGCGCTGCACGTGGAGCGGGCCACCGCGGTGAGAACCCTGAAACACTCCGTACACGCGGGGCGCCGCCGCGCTTAA
- a CDS encoding M16 family metallopeptidase, with protein sequence MSDTAATMTFHPRPQAGEPKPWAFPAPERGTLANGLTLLTSHRPGQQVVAVEVLLAAPLAAEPKDLDGVATIMARALSEGTDQHSAEEFAAELERCGATLDAHADHPGVRVSLEVPASRLDKALDLLAEALRAPAFPDDEIKRLVANRLDEIPHELANPGRRAAMALSKELFPAEARNSRPRQGTEETVRRIDAAAVRAFYAAHVRPATATAVVVGDLTGIDLPALLDGTLGRWTGTKAEPPARAAITSDDTARVVIVDRPGSVQTQLLIGRTGPDRQARVWAAQVLGTYCLGGTLTSRLDRVLREEKGYTYGVRAFGQVLLSSADGTGAALLAISGSVATEVTGPALADTWRVIRELGEGGLTDAERDVAVQNLVGVAPLRYETAAAVAGTFADQVEQELPDDFQAALYARLTETGTVEATAAVVNAFPLDRLVVVLVGDAAAITEPVRELGIGPVTVVS encoded by the coding sequence ATGAGCGACACCGCCGCCACCATGACGTTCCACCCGCGGCCGCAGGCCGGGGAGCCCAAGCCGTGGGCCTTCCCCGCGCCCGAGCGGGGCACCCTGGCCAACGGCCTGACCCTGCTCACCAGCCACCGCCCCGGCCAGCAGGTCGTCGCGGTCGAGGTGCTGCTCGCGGCCCCGCTGGCCGCTGAGCCGAAGGACCTCGACGGCGTGGCCACCATCATGGCCAGGGCGCTGTCGGAGGGCACCGACCAGCACTCCGCGGAGGAGTTCGCCGCCGAGCTGGAGCGCTGCGGCGCGACGCTCGACGCGCACGCCGACCACCCGGGGGTGCGGGTCTCCCTCGAAGTGCCCGCGTCCCGGCTGGACAAGGCGCTGGACCTGCTCGCCGAGGCGCTGCGGGCGCCGGCCTTCCCGGACGACGAGATCAAGCGGCTGGTCGCCAACCGGCTCGACGAGATCCCGCACGAGCTGGCCAACCCCGGCCGCCGGGCCGCGATGGCGCTGTCGAAGGAGCTGTTCCCGGCCGAGGCGCGCAACTCGCGGCCCCGCCAGGGCACCGAGGAGACCGTGCGGCGGATCGACGCGGCCGCCGTGCGCGCCTTCTACGCCGCGCACGTACGGCCGGCCACGGCCACCGCCGTGGTGGTCGGCGACCTGACCGGCATCGACCTGCCCGCGCTGCTGGACGGCACGCTCGGCCGCTGGACCGGCACCAAGGCCGAGCCGCCGGCCCGCGCGGCGATCACCTCCGACGACACCGCCCGGGTGGTGATCGTGGACCGGCCAGGCTCGGTGCAGACCCAGCTGCTGATCGGCCGGACCGGCCCGGACCGGCAGGCCCGGGTGTGGGCGGCGCAGGTGCTGGGCACCTACTGCCTCGGCGGCACCCTCACCTCCCGGCTGGACCGGGTGCTGCGCGAGGAGAAGGGCTACACCTACGGGGTACGCGCCTTCGGCCAGGTGCTGCTCTCCTCCGCCGACGGCACCGGTGCCGCGCTGCTGGCGATCAGCGGCTCGGTCGCCACCGAGGTGACCGGCCCGGCGCTCGCCGACACCTGGCGGGTGATCCGCGAGCTGGGCGAGGGCGGGCTGACCGACGCCGAGCGCGACGTCGCGGTGCAGAACCTCGTCGGGGTGGCGCCGCTGCGCTACGAGACCGCCGCCGCGGTGGCGGGCACCTTCGCCGACCAGGTCGAGCAGGAGCTGCCCGACGACTTCCAGGCCGCGCTGTACGCCCGGCTCACCGAGACCGGCACGGTGGAGGCGACGGCCGCGGTGGTCAACGCCTTCCCGCTCGACCGCCTGGTGGTGGTCCTGGTCGGCGACGCGGCCGCGATCACCGAGCCGGTACGGGAGCTGGGCATCGGCCCGGTGACCGTCGTCTCCTGA
- a CDS encoding HPr family phosphocarrier protein, with protein MAERHVNVGWAEGLHARPASIFVRAATAAGVPLTIAKAGGDPVNAASMLAVLGLGAQGGEEVVLASQADGADAALDRLAKLVAEGLEELPETV; from the coding sequence ATGGCTGAGCGGCACGTCAATGTCGGCTGGGCTGAGGGCCTGCACGCCCGTCCCGCGTCCATCTTCGTCCGCGCGGCGACGGCCGCCGGAGTGCCCCTGACCATCGCCAAGGCCGGCGGCGACCCGGTCAACGCCGCCTCCATGCTGGCCGTGCTCGGCCTGGGCGCGCAGGGCGGCGAGGAGGTCGTGCTGGCCTCGCAGGCCGACGGCGCCGACGCGGCGCTGGACCGGCTGGCGAAGCTGGTCGCCGAGGGTCTGGAAGAGCTGCCCGAGACCGTCTGA
- a CDS encoding alpha-mannosidase, translating into MHDDRPIVEQRITKFLSHVVRPALYSHPLTLELAAWQVPGEPVPVADALAAAYEPVRIGDSWGGPWSTTWLKATGRVPQEWAGRRVEAVFDLGFDLTKGPGGQAEGFVHDASGTPLQGLHPYHRSVLLAESATGGEPVDLLVELAANPMIVGSAGRGTHLGSKETAGTDHLYELRVAEIAVREDAVWHLTHDMEVLDELMRELPVGSSRRHEILRALQHAMDAVDVADVAGTAQLGRDRLADVLARPAHASAHTIAAVGHAHIDSAWLWPIRETVRKCARTFTNMTALAREYPELVFACSSAQQYAWIKERRPEIFERIKKAVADGNWAPVGGMWVEADGNLPGGEALARQLVFGRRFFAEEFGLAQDGVWLPDSFGYTAAYPQLAVLAGAKWFLTQKLSWNETNRLPHHSFDWEGIDGTRIFTHFPPVDTYNASLTGAELAHAESNFADKGAATRSLAPFGFGDGGGGPTREMMEKARRLRDLEGSVKVEVADPNAFFAAARAEYPRPPVWRGELYLENHRGTYTSQARTKHGNRRAEALLREAELWAVAASVRTGAPYPYQELESIWQRVLLHQFHDILPGSSIAWVHQEAEAVHAQLQAELAGLIGTALAGGDGLAFFNAGPYARREVAVVPAGATDEGQPLADGRRAVLVEAPALGAGRAVAAAGTAPVQVRQDGDGITLDNGVLRVLIDGSGLVRSVYDQRAAREAIDPDRPGNLLQLHPDDPNLWSAWNIDSYYRDTVRDLTEADEVEVAEAGPLLGSVRVTRSFGASHLVQHLELTAGSDRLTVRTDIDWQERDTLLKAAWPIRVHAEHESAEIQFGHVRRPTHENTSWDAARFELWAHRWVHVGEHGWGAAVVNDSTYGHDVSRQVRADGGTTTTLRLSLLRSPHSPDPQADRGRHSFAYGLVVGTDVDGAIAAGYALNLPLRAAGSAPAGGPALIAVDNPDIVVEAVKLADDRSGDVVVRLYESRGGSARGTLRADFPVAATHLTDLLEAPAEELPATADGGLPLELRPFQILTVRLRRA; encoded by the coding sequence GTGCATGACGACCGTCCCATCGTCGAACAGCGGATCACCAAGTTCCTCTCGCACGTGGTGCGGCCCGCCCTCTACAGCCACCCGCTGACCCTGGAGCTGGCCGCCTGGCAGGTGCCGGGCGAACCCGTGCCGGTCGCCGACGCGCTGGCGGCGGCGTACGAACCGGTGCGGATCGGCGACAGCTGGGGCGGCCCGTGGTCGACGACCTGGCTGAAGGCCACCGGCCGGGTGCCGCAGGAGTGGGCGGGCCGCCGGGTGGAGGCCGTCTTCGACCTCGGCTTCGACCTGACCAAGGGACCCGGCGGCCAGGCGGAGGGCTTCGTGCACGACGCCTCCGGCACGCCGCTGCAGGGGCTGCACCCGTACCACCGCAGCGTGCTGCTGGCCGAGTCGGCCACCGGCGGCGAACCGGTCGACCTGCTGGTGGAGTTGGCCGCCAACCCGATGATCGTGGGCTCCGCGGGCCGGGGCACCCACCTCGGCTCGAAGGAGACCGCGGGCACCGACCACCTGTACGAGCTGCGGGTGGCCGAGATCGCGGTGCGCGAGGACGCGGTGTGGCACCTGACGCACGACATGGAGGTGCTGGACGAGCTGATGCGCGAGCTGCCGGTGGGCAGTTCGCGGCGGCACGAGATCCTGCGCGCGCTCCAGCACGCGATGGACGCGGTCGACGTCGCCGACGTGGCCGGCACCGCGCAGCTCGGCCGGGACCGGCTCGCCGACGTGCTGGCCCGCCCGGCGCACGCCTCCGCGCACACCATCGCCGCGGTCGGCCACGCGCACATCGACTCCGCCTGGCTGTGGCCGATCCGCGAGACGGTCCGCAAGTGCGCCCGCACCTTCACCAACATGACCGCGCTCGCGCGGGAGTACCCGGAGCTGGTCTTCGCCTGCTCCTCCGCGCAGCAGTACGCGTGGATCAAGGAGCGCCGTCCGGAGATCTTCGAGCGGATCAAGAAGGCGGTGGCCGACGGCAACTGGGCGCCGGTCGGCGGCATGTGGGTGGAGGCCGACGGCAACCTGCCCGGCGGCGAGGCGCTGGCCCGGCAACTCGTCTTCGGCCGGCGGTTCTTCGCCGAGGAGTTCGGCCTCGCGCAGGACGGCGTGTGGCTGCCGGACTCCTTCGGCTACACCGCCGCCTACCCGCAGTTGGCGGTGCTCGCGGGCGCGAAGTGGTTCCTCACCCAGAAGCTGTCCTGGAACGAGACCAACCGGCTGCCGCACCACAGCTTCGACTGGGAGGGCATCGACGGCACCCGGATCTTCACCCACTTCCCGCCGGTCGACACCTACAACGCGAGCCTGACCGGCGCCGAACTCGCCCACGCGGAGAGCAACTTCGCCGACAAGGGCGCGGCGACCCGGTCACTCGCACCGTTCGGCTTCGGTGACGGCGGCGGCGGCCCCACCCGCGAGATGATGGAGAAGGCCCGCCGGCTGCGCGACCTGGAGGGCTCGGTGAAGGTCGAGGTCGCGGACCCGAACGCGTTCTTCGCGGCGGCCCGCGCCGAGTACCCCCGACCGCCGGTGTGGCGGGGCGAGTTGTACCTGGAGAACCACCGCGGCACCTACACCAGCCAGGCCCGCACCAAGCACGGCAACCGGCGGGCCGAGGCGCTGCTGCGGGAGGCCGAGCTGTGGGCGGTCGCCGCGTCGGTCCGCACCGGCGCCCCCTACCCGTACCAGGAACTGGAGTCGATCTGGCAGCGGGTGCTGCTGCACCAGTTCCACGACATCCTGCCGGGCTCCTCCATCGCCTGGGTGCACCAGGAGGCCGAGGCGGTGCACGCACAACTCCAGGCGGAACTGGCCGGGTTGATCGGCACCGCGCTGGCCGGCGGCGACGGCCTGGCGTTCTTCAACGCCGGCCCGTACGCCCGCCGGGAGGTCGCGGTGGTGCCGGCCGGCGCCACCGACGAGGGCCAGCCGCTGGCCGACGGGCGGCGCGCGGTGCTGGTCGAGGCGCCCGCGCTCGGCGCCGGCCGCGCGGTGGCCGCCGCCGGCACCGCGCCGGTCCAGGTGCGCCAGGACGGCGACGGCATCACCCTGGACAACGGAGTGCTGCGGGTCCTGATCGACGGCAGCGGCCTGGTCCGTTCGGTGTACGACCAGCGCGCCGCGCGCGAGGCGATCGACCCGGACCGGCCGGGCAACCTGCTCCAACTCCACCCGGACGACCCGAACCTGTGGAGCGCCTGGAACATCGACAGCTACTACCGCGACACCGTGCGCGATCTCACCGAGGCCGACGAGGTCGAGGTCGCCGAGGCCGGGCCGCTGCTCGGCTCGGTCCGCGTGACGCGCTCCTTCGGCGCCTCGCACCTGGTGCAGCACCTCGAACTGACCGCGGGCAGCGACCGGTTGACCGTCCGCACCGACATCGACTGGCAGGAGCGGGACACCCTGCTCAAGGCGGCCTGGCCGATCCGGGTGCACGCGGAGCACGAGAGCGCCGAGATCCAGTTCGGCCATGTCCGCCGGCCCACCCACGAGAACACCAGCTGGGACGCGGCCAGGTTCGAGCTGTGGGCGCACCGCTGGGTGCACGTCGGCGAGCACGGCTGGGGCGCGGCCGTCGTCAACGACTCGACCTACGGCCACGACGTGTCCCGGCAGGTCCGCGCGGACGGCGGCACCACCACCACGCTGCGGCTGTCCCTGCTGCGCTCCCCGCACAGCCCCGACCCGCAGGCCGACCGCGGCCGGCACTCCTTCGCCTACGGCCTGGTGGTCGGCACCGACGTGGACGGCGCGATCGCGGCCGGCTACGCCCTCAACCTGCCGCTGCGGGCGGCCGGTTCGGCGCCCGCGGGCGGACCCGCGCTGATCGCCGTGGACAACCCGGACATCGTGGTGGAGGCGGTGAAGCTCGCGGACGACCGGTCGGGGGACGTGGTGGTCCGGCTGTACGAGTCGCGCGGCGGATCGGCCCGCGGCACGCTGCGCGCCGACTTCCCGGTGGCGGCCACGCACCTCACGGACCTGCTGGAGGCCCCGGCCGAGGAGTTGCCGGCCACGGCCGACGGCGGGCTGCCGCTGGAGCTGCGTCCGTTCCAGATCCTGACGGTCCGGCTGCGCCGGGCCTGA
- a CDS encoding alkaline phosphatase family protein, with protein sequence MGGPHPGTPYPDAYDPEPLDPRTAPVPAYGTGALCDVIPAALAGFGIPGMPATRLALEPADRVCVFLVDGLGWELILRHPDEAPYLTSLLGSSVGGSGRPLTAGFPSTTATSLASVGTGLPPGAHGLAGYTTLNPGTGELMNQLRWQPWTSPNVWQPHPTVFRLAEAAGIATCQVSSPTFAQTPLTKVALSGGTFHGRLAGEERMDLAADRLAAADRALVYTYYSELDAMGHRHGVDSDAWRGQLAMVDRLAQRLAEQLPPRSALYVTADHGMIDIPFDEESRIDFDEDWELRAGVAVLGGEGRARHVYAVPGAAADVLAVWREVLGDRMWVASRAEAVAAGWFGPDPERRVLGRIGDVVAAARDDMAIVANRTEPGESKMIGLHGSMTPVEQLVPLLQVRS encoded by the coding sequence ATGGGCGGACCGCACCCCGGCACGCCGTACCCCGACGCGTACGACCCCGAGCCGCTCGACCCCCGCACCGCCCCGGTCCCCGCCTACGGCACGGGCGCGCTGTGCGACGTGATCCCGGCCGCGCTCGCCGGGTTCGGCATCCCCGGGATGCCCGCCACCCGCCTCGCCCTCGAACCGGCCGACCGGGTCTGCGTGTTCCTGGTGGACGGGCTCGGCTGGGAGCTGATCCTGCGCCACCCCGACGAGGCGCCGTACCTGACCTCGCTGCTGGGCAGCTCGGTCGGCGGCAGCGGGCGCCCGCTCACCGCCGGCTTCCCGTCCACCACCGCGACCTCGCTCGCCTCCGTCGGCACCGGCCTGCCGCCGGGCGCGCACGGCCTGGCCGGGTACACCACGCTCAACCCCGGCACCGGCGAGCTGATGAACCAGCTGCGCTGGCAGCCGTGGACCTCGCCGAACGTCTGGCAGCCGCACCCCACCGTCTTCCGGCTCGCCGAGGCCGCCGGCATCGCCACCTGCCAGGTCTCCTCGCCGACCTTCGCGCAGACCCCGCTGACCAAGGTCGCGCTCTCCGGCGGCACCTTCCACGGCCGGCTGGCCGGCGAGGAGCGGATGGACCTGGCCGCGGACCGGCTCGCCGCCGCCGACCGCGCGCTGGTCTACACGTACTACAGCGAGCTCGACGCGATGGGCCACCGGCACGGCGTCGACTCCGACGCCTGGCGCGGGCAGTTGGCGATGGTCGACCGGCTGGCGCAGCGGCTCGCCGAGCAACTGCCGCCGCGCAGCGCCCTGTACGTCACCGCCGACCACGGCATGATCGACATCCCGTTCGACGAGGAGTCCCGGATCGACTTCGACGAGGACTGGGAACTGCGCGCCGGGGTCGCGGTGCTGGGCGGTGAGGGCCGGGCCCGGCACGTGTACGCGGTGCCCGGTGCGGCGGCCGACGTGCTCGCGGTGTGGCGCGAGGTGCTGGGCGACCGGATGTGGGTGGCGAGCCGCGCGGAGGCGGTCGCCGCGGGCTGGTTCGGGCCCGACCCCGAGCGGCGGGTGCTGGGCCGGATCGGCGACGTGGTGGCCGCGGCCCGCGACGACATGGCGATCGTGGCGAACCGCACCGAGCCGGGGGAGTCGAAGATGATCGGCCTGCACGGCTCCATGACCCCCGTCGAGCAACTCGTGCCGCTGCTCCAAGTACGCTCCTGA
- a CDS encoding bifunctional acetate--CoA ligase family protein/GNAT family N-acetyltransferase has translation MSEQPYPVHWEADVVLRDGGIARIRPIGPEDAGRLVDFYEQVSDESKYYRFFAPYPRLSDRDVHRFTHHDYDDRVGLAATVGGEFIATVRYDRTDEQGRAASGPAGTRAEVAFLVQDAHQGRGVASALLEHIAAVARERGILHFTAEVLPANRKMVKVFTDAGYTQQRSFTDGVVHLDLDLEPTVESVRVMRAREHRAEARSVQRLLRPESVAVVGTGRRPGGLGRTLLRNIAAGGFTGRLYAVNHAFPEGGTDVGGVPGHRSVREIAEGGASVDLAVIAVPAERVPEAVADCGAAAVRGLVVVSAGYSETGPEGRVRQRELVRQARAHGMRVIGPNAFGVLNTAPDARLNASLSPDMPRRGRLGLFTQSGSIGIALLSGLHRRGLGPSTFVSAGNRADVSGNDLLQYWQDDPDTDAVLMYLESFGNPRKFTRLARRTAVDKPVVVVKGALHSGAVPAGHEVPVTRIPDSTVSALFRQAGVMRVDTVTELLDAGLFLALQPLPAGDRVAVLGNSESLGLLTYDAALTAGLRPAAPIDLTTAAGPDDFAAALTAALADPGSDAVVVTAIPRVGTDLLTADPSDPSDASTRPAAADPGDPGDPEAGDDPALAAALRAAAAGADKPVVVVHLALDAMADRLGAPAEGPGAPVGRIPAYRAPDRAVGSLAEAASYAAWRASVAKPGRVPDLDRIDEAGAAEDVRRLLPPGAPAGEGVTLDDAETARLLGRYGIEVRRARPAPDPDAAAEAAAALGYPVALKTTAPHLRHRADLGGVRLDLADEGDLRRAYGELTARLGGPAELRPVVQAMAPRGVDTVVRAGVDPAAGAVLSFGLAGAPSELLGDIAHRLVPATDRDAAELVRSIKSAPMLFGWRGAEPVDTAALEELLLRVSMLADDLPEVVAVDLEPVVVAAHGLSVLGARVRLATPPARTDLGPRALTSY, from the coding sequence ATGAGCGAGCAGCCGTACCCCGTCCACTGGGAGGCTGACGTCGTCCTGCGCGACGGCGGCATCGCCCGCATCCGGCCGATCGGCCCGGAGGACGCCGGACGGCTGGTCGACTTCTACGAGCAGGTCTCCGACGAGTCGAAGTACTACCGGTTCTTCGCGCCCTACCCGCGGCTGTCCGACCGGGACGTGCACCGCTTCACCCACCACGACTACGACGACCGGGTCGGCCTCGCGGCCACCGTCGGGGGCGAGTTCATCGCCACCGTCCGCTACGACCGTACCGACGAGCAGGGCCGGGCCGCCTCCGGGCCGGCCGGCACCCGCGCCGAGGTCGCCTTCCTCGTCCAGGACGCGCACCAGGGCCGCGGCGTCGCCTCCGCGCTGCTCGAACACATCGCGGCGGTCGCCCGCGAACGCGGCATCCTGCACTTCACCGCCGAAGTCCTGCCCGCCAACCGCAAGATGGTGAAGGTCTTCACCGACGCCGGCTACACCCAGCAGCGCAGCTTCACCGACGGCGTGGTCCACCTCGACCTCGACCTCGAACCCACCGTCGAGTCGGTGCGCGTGATGCGGGCGCGCGAGCACCGCGCCGAGGCCCGCTCCGTCCAGCGGCTGCTGCGCCCGGAGTCCGTGGCGGTGGTCGGCACCGGGCGCCGGCCCGGCGGCCTCGGCCGCACGCTGCTGCGCAACATCGCGGCCGGCGGCTTCACCGGCCGGCTCTACGCGGTCAACCACGCCTTCCCCGAGGGCGGCACCGACGTCGGCGGGGTGCCCGGCCACCGCTCGGTGCGGGAGATCGCCGAGGGCGGCGCGAGCGTCGATCTCGCGGTGATCGCGGTGCCCGCCGAGCGGGTGCCCGAGGCCGTGGCCGACTGCGGTGCCGCCGCCGTGCGCGGCCTGGTCGTGGTCAGCGCCGGCTACTCCGAGACCGGGCCCGAGGGCAGGGTCCGCCAGCGCGAACTGGTCCGGCAGGCCCGCGCGCACGGCATGCGGGTGATCGGCCCGAACGCCTTCGGGGTGCTCAACACCGCGCCCGACGCCCGGCTGAACGCCTCGCTGTCGCCGGACATGCCGCGCCGCGGCCGGCTCGGGCTGTTCACCCAGTCCGGCTCCATCGGTATCGCGCTGCTGTCCGGACTGCACCGCCGGGGCCTGGGCCCGTCCACCTTCGTCTCCGCGGGCAACCGCGCCGACGTCTCCGGCAACGACCTGCTGCAGTACTGGCAGGACGACCCGGACACCGACGCCGTGCTGATGTACCTGGAGTCGTTCGGCAACCCGCGCAAGTTCACCCGGCTCGCCCGCCGCACCGCCGTCGACAAGCCCGTGGTCGTGGTGAAGGGCGCCCTGCACTCCGGGGCGGTGCCGGCCGGCCACGAGGTGCCGGTCACCCGCATCCCCGACTCCACCGTGTCCGCGCTCTTCCGCCAGGCCGGCGTGATGCGGGTCGACACGGTCACCGAACTCCTCGACGCCGGGCTCTTCCTGGCCCTCCAGCCGCTGCCGGCCGGCGACCGCGTCGCCGTCCTCGGCAACTCCGAGTCGCTCGGCCTGCTCACCTATGACGCGGCGCTCACCGCCGGGCTGCGCCCCGCCGCCCCGATCGACCTCACCACCGCCGCCGGCCCCGACGACTTCGCCGCCGCGCTGACCGCCGCGCTCGCCGACCCCGGCAGCGACGCGGTGGTGGTCACCGCCATTCCCCGGGTCGGCACCGACCTGCTGACCGCCGACCCGAGCGATCCCAGCGACGCGAGCACCCGCCCCGCCGCGGCCGATCCGGGCGATCCGGGCGACCCCGAGGCCGGCGACGACCCGGCGCTGGCCGCCGCCCTGCGCGCGGCTGCCGCCGGCGCGGACAAGCCCGTCGTCGTGGTCCACCTCGCCCTCGACGCCATGGCCGACCGGCTCGGCGCCCCCGCGGAGGGGCCCGGCGCACCCGTCGGCCGTATCCCCGCCTACCGCGCGCCGGACCGGGCGGTCGGGTCGCTCGCCGAGGCCGCCTCCTACGCCGCGTGGCGGGCGAGCGTCGCGAAGCCCGGCCGGGTGCCCGACCTGGACCGGATCGACGAGGCCGGCGCGGCCGAGGACGTACGCCGGCTGCTGCCGCCGGGGGCGCCCGCGGGGGAGGGCGTCACCCTCGACGACGCCGAGACCGCGAGGCTGCTCGGCCGCTACGGCATCGAGGTCCGCCGGGCCCGGCCCGCGCCCGACCCGGACGCCGCCGCCGAGGCAGCCGCCGCGCTCGGCTACCCGGTGGCGCTGAAGACCACCGCACCCCACCTGCGCCACCGCGCCGACCTCGGCGGCGTACGGCTCGACCTCGCCGACGAGGGCGACCTGCGGCGGGCGTACGGCGAGCTGACCGCGCGGCTGGGCGGACCGGCCGAACTGCGCCCGGTGGTGCAGGCGATGGCCCCGCGCGGGGTGGACACGGTGGTACGGGCCGGGGTGGACCCGGCGGCCGGGGCGGTGCTCTCCTTCGGCCTGGCCGGCGCGCCCTCGGAACTGCTCGGCGACATAGCGCACCGGCTGGTTCCGGCCACGGACCGGGACGCCGCGGAGCTGGTGCGCTCCATCAAGTCCGCGCCGATGCTCTTCGGCTGGCGTGGCGCCGAACCGGTGGACACCGCCGCGCTGGAGGAACTGCTGCTGCGGGTGTCGATGCTCGCCGACGACCTGCCGGAGGTGGTCGCGGTGGACCTGGAGCCCGTGGTGGTCGCCGCGCACGGCCTGAGCGTGCTGGGCGCCCGGGTGCGGCTGGCCACCCCGCCGGCCCGCACCGACCTGGGCCCGCGCGCGCTCACCTCGTACTGA
- a CDS encoding thymidine kinase: MSELVFFSGTMDCGKSTLALQIIHNRTARGLQAVIFTRDDRAGEGKLSSRLGLVTDAVEVADDMDLYGHLVGVISRGGRVDYAVVDEAQFLAPGQIDQLARVVDELDLDVYAFGITTDFRTRLFPGSQRLIELADRIEALQVEALCWCGARATHNARTIGGVMVVEGAQVVIGDVDRAAEVGYEVLCRRHHRRQMTSASAAAGTLSPDVLPVNHS; encoded by the coding sequence ATGTCCGAGCTGGTCTTCTTCTCCGGAACGATGGACTGCGGCAAGAGCACCCTCGCGTTGCAGATCATCCACAACCGCACCGCCCGCGGCCTGCAGGCGGTGATCTTCACCCGGGACGACCGGGCCGGCGAGGGCAAGCTCTCCTCCCGGCTCGGCCTGGTCACCGACGCCGTCGAGGTGGCCGACGACATGGACCTGTACGGCCATCTGGTCGGCGTGATCAGCCGCGGCGGCCGGGTGGACTACGCGGTCGTCGACGAGGCGCAGTTCCTCGCCCCCGGGCAGATCGACCAGTTGGCCCGGGTGGTGGACGAACTCGACCTGGATGTCTACGCGTTCGGGATCACCACGGACTTCCGCACCCGGCTCTTCCCGGGCTCGCAGCGGCTGATCGAGCTCGCCGACCGGATCGAGGCGCTCCAGGTCGAGGCGCTGTGCTGGTGCGGCGCCCGCGCCACCCACAACGCCCGCACGATCGGCGGCGTCATGGTGGTCGAGGGCGCCCAGGTGGTGATCGGCGACGTGGACCGCGCGGCGGAGGTCGGCTACGAGGTGCTCTGCCGCCGCCATCACCGGCGGCAGATGACCAGCGCGTCGGCCGCCGCGGGCACCCTGTCGCCTGACGTGCTGCCGGTCAACCACTCCTGA